From Akkermansiaceae bacterium, one genomic window encodes:
- the nspC gene encoding carboxynorspermidine decarboxylase, whose amino-acid sequence MFVISIPALQRNTAILREVREQSGARLVLALKGFSCWKAFPHISADLDGCCASGLWEGLLAHDHFKKHVVTYSPAYDDEDIAALCEFTDHLDFNSLSQWFRYRDRIMAHPRFINGEMKCGLRVNPEHSTGETPIYDPCIPGSRLGITADQLQGADLTGLSGLHFHTLCEQNSDDLETTLAAVDAKFGHLLRSEQFTYLNMGGGHWITKPFYDREKLVRLVREAREKYNVEVWLEPGEAIAIHTGVLRATVMDVFESAGHKLAILSISATAHMPDVLEMPYRPDVFLVEPSAEQDASAATPAVTFAGESYLPAAEEGAHLYRLGGPTCLAGDVIGDFAFPRPLETGDVLVFDDMAHYTMVKTTTFNGVKHPPIVLQHEDGTLETIREFGYPDFRDRLS is encoded by the coding sequence ATGTTCGTCATCTCCATTCCCGCGCTCCAGCGGAACACCGCCATCCTCCGTGAAGTCCGGGAACAGTCCGGCGCGCGCCTCGTGCTCGCACTCAAGGGGTTTTCCTGCTGGAAAGCGTTCCCCCACATCAGCGCGGATCTGGACGGTTGCTGTGCCTCCGGCCTGTGGGAGGGCTTGCTGGCGCACGACCATTTCAAGAAGCATGTGGTGACCTACTCCCCGGCCTATGATGACGAGGACATCGCCGCGCTCTGCGAGTTCACCGACCATCTCGATTTCAACTCCCTCTCCCAATGGTTCCGCTACCGTGACCGGATTATGGCCCACCCTCGCTTCATCAACGGGGAAATGAAATGCGGGCTGCGTGTGAACCCGGAACACTCGACGGGGGAAACGCCGATCTATGATCCCTGCATCCCCGGCTCCCGCCTGGGCATCACGGCGGACCAGCTCCAGGGCGCGGACCTCACCGGCCTGTCCGGACTCCATTTCCACACGCTCTGCGAACAGAACTCCGACGACCTGGAGACGACGCTGGCCGCGGTGGACGCGAAATTCGGCCACCTGCTGCGCTCGGAGCAGTTCACCTACCTGAACATGGGCGGCGGCCACTGGATCACCAAGCCGTTCTACGACCGGGAAAAGCTCGTCCGTCTGGTCCGGGAAGCGCGGGAAAAATACAACGTCGAGGTCTGGCTGGAGCCGGGCGAAGCCATCGCCATCCACACGGGCGTGCTGCGCGCGACGGTGATGGATGTCTTCGAGTCCGCGGGGCACAAGCTCGCCATCCTCAGCATCTCCGCGACCGCCCACATGCCGGATGTGCTGGAGATGCCCTACCGCCCGGATGTTTTCCTGGTGGAACCGAGCGCGGAACAGGACGCATCCGCCGCCACCCCTGCGGTCACCTTTGCCGGGGAATCCTACCTCCCCGCCGCGGAGGAAGGCGCACACCTCTACCGCCTGGGCGGGCCGACCTGCCTCGCGGGGGATGTCATCGGCGACTTCGCCTTCCCCCGTCCGCTGGAGACAGGTGATGTGCTGGTGTTCGACGACATGGCGCACTACACGATGGTGAAGACCACCACCTTCAACGGGGTGAAGCACCCGC